In Streptomyces sp. NBC_00091, the following proteins share a genomic window:
- a CDS encoding MFS transporter: MINSQGQGAGSRPPLVTRPLLLRFVSVVGASTSFYLLLSVVPLYAESRGGSGAAGLATGALMLATVGGGLATPRFVARFGYRLALVTGLALLGAPTLVLTASGSTVWIVAVCVVRGLGFAFTVVAGGALTASLIPPERRGEGLALVGIVSGVPSLVALPLGVWLVAQVGYAPVCIVGALAALAVIVSVPGLPDREPTSGRAIGVLAGFRTAALVRPAVVFSATTLAAGIIVTFLPLVVPSASSGLLAVALFVQPAASTAARWVAGRYGDRHGPAGLVLPGLTVSAAGTLLTALTHSPVAVVVGVGLFGVGFGVTQNATLTLMYARVPASGYGTVSALWNFAYDAGMGVGAIGFGVLAGRTGYPLAFTLTAALMLTALAPAWRDRATIGTRR, encoded by the coding sequence ATGATCAACTCGCAGGGCCAGGGGGCCGGTTCGCGGCCGCCGCTGGTGACGCGGCCCCTGCTGCTGCGTTTCGTCTCGGTCGTCGGTGCCTCGACGAGCTTCTACCTGCTGCTGTCGGTCGTCCCCCTCTATGCCGAGTCGCGCGGAGGCAGCGGTGCCGCGGGACTGGCCACGGGTGCGCTGATGCTGGCGACGGTGGGAGGCGGGCTGGCCACTCCCCGGTTCGTCGCCCGCTTCGGCTACCGCCTGGCGCTGGTGACAGGGCTGGCCCTCCTTGGTGCGCCCACGCTGGTGCTGACGGCTTCCGGGAGCACGGTATGGATCGTGGCGGTCTGTGTGGTGCGCGGTCTGGGCTTTGCGTTCACGGTCGTCGCGGGTGGCGCTTTGACGGCGTCGCTGATTCCGCCCGAGCGGCGTGGTGAGGGGTTGGCTCTGGTGGGCATCGTCTCCGGGGTGCCGTCGCTGGTGGCCTTGCCGCTGGGTGTGTGGCTGGTCGCGCAGGTGGGGTACGCGCCGGTCTGTATCGTCGGCGCTCTGGCGGCGCTGGCCGTGATCGTCTCGGTTCCGGGCCTGCCGGACCGCGAGCCGACCTCGGGACGGGCGATCGGGGTGCTGGCCGGGTTCCGGACGGCCGCTCTTGTGCGGCCCGCCGTCGTCTTCTCGGCCACCACGCTCGCGGCCGGAATCATCGTCACCTTCCTCCCTCTTGTCGTTCCGTCGGCTTCCAGCGGCCTCCTTGCCGTGGCCCTGTTCGTCCAGCCGGCGGCATCAACCGCGGCCCGCTGGGTCGCGGGCCGATACGGTGACAGGCACGGACCGGCCGGACTCGTCCTGCCCGGCCTGACCGTCTCGGCCGCGGGAACGCTACTCACCGCGCTGACCCACAGCCCGGTCGCCGTCGTCGTCGGAGTGGGCCTGTTCGGGGTCGGCTTCGGAGTCACCCAGAACGCCACTCTGACGCTGATGTACGCGCGTGTCCCCGCCTCCGGCTACGGCACCGTCAGCGCCCTGTGGAACTTCGCCTACGACGCGGGCATGGGCGTCGGCGCCATCGGGTTCGGGGTGCTCGCAGGCCGGACGGGCTATCCACTGGCTTTCACCCTCACTGCTGCGCTGATGCTCACCGCCCTCGCCCCGGCCTGGCGCGACCGCGCGACGATCGGCACCCGCCGGTAA
- a CDS encoding maleylpyruvate isomerase N-terminal domain-containing protein gives MLDLIEEVTRSGTRITTTLDTLTDADVSAPSALAGWTRGHVITHVAHSIDASRWLLAVAGSGVEPSPRAGSEALRRAVRQRCVSRSRFARGSRPTPACRR, from the coding sequence ATGCTCGACCTCATCGAGGAAGTCACCCGCTCCGGTACCCGGATCACCACCACCCTCGATACGCTGACCGACGCGGACGTGAGTGCGCCCTCGGCGCTGGCCGGCTGGACCCGTGGCCACGTCATCACCCACGTGGCTCACAGCATCGACGCCTCCCGGTGGCTGCTCGCCGTAGCCGGCAGTGGCGTCGAACCCTCTCCGAGGGCGGGTTCCGAAGCGCTCCGCCGAGCCGTCCGGCAGCGCTGCGTCAGCCGCTCGCGCTTCGCCAGGGGATCTCGGCCCACACCTGCTTGCCGCCGCTGA
- a CDS encoding PLP-dependent aminotransferase family protein has protein sequence MPLEWSGLSPDLLLIIDRDSGEPLRAQLEIRLRDAIRTGRLQVGERLPSSRELARMLGLSRGLVQDCYTQLQAEGYLVTRVGSATRVAAGAGVPSAPTPPVLTPPSLVADFKWGVPDLGSFPVADWLWATREAARAMPTAALDYGDPRGSAALREVMAGYLRRVRAAAADPERTVICSGYAQGLGLALRALARTGVRTVAYEDPGSPATITSAAAAAGLSAIPMPVDGHGIDVHVLAATDARAVVVTPAHQWPTGVALAPERRLALIEWARRRDAVVIEDDYDAEFRYDREPVGALQGLAADRVISIGTVSKSLAPALRIGWVLCPPTLTDQITELKRRDDRGSPTLDQLALTRMIESGRFDRHLRRMRTVYAARRTTLVAALAEHAPEVSVSGLAAGFHAVAHIDGSAHEQDVIAAARSRSVGLYGMSACRSSRATEPTQLVLGFGNVGERAITAGITAISAPLRGR, from the coding sequence ATGCCTCTGGAGTGGTCCGGTCTGTCACCTGATCTGTTGCTGATCATCGACCGGGACAGCGGCGAGCCGCTGCGGGCGCAACTGGAAATCCGGCTGCGGGACGCGATCCGGACCGGCCGGCTGCAGGTCGGCGAACGGCTGCCGTCCTCCCGTGAACTCGCTCGGATGCTCGGGCTGTCGCGCGGGCTGGTGCAGGACTGCTACACCCAGCTCCAGGCCGAGGGATACCTCGTGACACGCGTCGGCTCCGCGACCCGGGTCGCGGCCGGCGCAGGCGTACCGTCGGCGCCCACACCACCGGTTCTGACACCTCCGAGCCTGGTCGCCGACTTCAAGTGGGGCGTCCCGGACCTCGGCAGCTTCCCGGTCGCCGACTGGCTGTGGGCCACGCGCGAGGCTGCACGCGCCATGCCGACGGCGGCGCTCGACTACGGTGACCCGCGCGGCAGTGCGGCACTGCGCGAGGTCATGGCCGGATATCTGCGGCGGGTGCGCGCCGCCGCCGCGGATCCGGAACGGACCGTGATCTGCTCCGGCTACGCGCAGGGCCTCGGTCTGGCCCTGCGCGCCCTGGCCCGGACCGGTGTCCGCACGGTGGCGTACGAGGACCCGGGCTCACCCGCCACGATCACCTCGGCCGCTGCCGCGGCGGGCCTGTCTGCGATCCCGATGCCGGTCGACGGGCACGGCATCGACGTGCATGTGCTCGCCGCGACCGATGCCCGCGCCGTCGTCGTGACGCCCGCGCACCAGTGGCCGACCGGTGTCGCCCTGGCACCCGAGCGGCGGCTCGCACTGATCGAGTGGGCCAGGCGCCGGGACGCCGTCGTCATCGAGGACGACTACGACGCCGAGTTCCGGTATGACAGGGAGCCGGTGGGTGCCCTGCAAGGACTCGCGGCCGACCGCGTGATCTCCATAGGCACCGTCAGCAAGTCCCTCGCGCCGGCGCTGCGCATCGGATGGGTGCTCTGCCCGCCCACGCTCACCGATCAGATCACCGAGCTCAAGCGGCGAGACGACCGCGGGTCGCCCACACTCGATCAGCTCGCCCTCACACGAATGATCGAGTCCGGCCGCTTCGACCGGCACCTGCGCCGGATGCGGACGGTCTACGCGGCTCGGCGTACCACCCTGGTGGCGGCGCTCGCCGAACACGCCCCCGAGGTCAGCGTGTCAGGCCTGGCGGCCGGCTTCCACGCGGTCGCGCATATCGACGGATCGGCTCATGAGCAGGACGTCATCGCCGCCGCTCGCTCCCGGTCCGTGGGGCTCTACGGAATGAGCGCCTGCCGCTCCTCGCGTGCGACGGAGCCGACCCAGCTGGTCCTCGGGTTCGGCAACGTCGGCGAACGCGCCATCACAGCAGGCATCACGGCGATCAGCGCCCCGCTCCGGGGCCGGTGA
- a CDS encoding SpoIIE family protein phosphatase: protein MTSHRFAFCGAELAAVYVVADQGRELHLAELTGNRSVLYGLPAILAVASHSPAANAFRSGRPLWLTPPELATFIEDDPHHFPTRIRDGDPDSPTRISLGALPLGHGDQELGCLIVAGEVADGFSADDRSLLELYADQVAAGLESVAARFAGRKAPQAHLGQSLVPHRGGAFVLELSTGRMEAHAHVLELLGLPLDRFDGQVETLLACAVPDDMPALMAIVEPDRLAAAGQQLAFRIRRPNGELRWLGLRCRVEVDSDGTPQRVLGVVADAAYLRPSADEVSLVQRLSATLAGAATIREVSRLVVAALREPLGASRVAVGELEPERLIVTALDPPEPDAWPEVWRSEWRSEWPDASLSGLPTLQSALREGHMSLWPPGAALEPGLLGVGPGGLAVLPLPAEGRMVGVCLVGWDAEHRFGPEERSLLTATAGLVGQALVRAHALDAGHELATMLQRSLLPRKLPELPGGVAVARYLPATAGLEVGGDWYDVIPLSDGHVAFVIGDVQGHSAGAATIMGQMRTAVRAYAVEGHPPDVVVARANRLLVGMETDLFATCAYVDLDMEEGIARVVRAGHLPPILRHPDGVTEELEVEGGPPLGVLAEAEFPMTEAGLLPGTLLVLLTDGMVESARLPLEEGMRRVCDVLAAADPVDAGGVADELVVGVGRRDDDVALLLLRYDGTRDRPLRSHWTVWRLPNAVLHARRFTARTLRSWGVVEELDAALLVVSELVTNAIAHTQGEVWMDLTLSADRLRIAVNDASPRSPVKPVSVSWESTGGRGLLIVEATTMAWGSVPLSGGKQVWAEIPWRSASG, encoded by the coding sequence GTGACCAGCCATCGCTTTGCGTTCTGCGGGGCTGAGCTTGCCGCTGTCTATGTGGTCGCCGACCAGGGCAGGGAACTCCATCTGGCCGAGCTGACCGGAAACCGCAGCGTCCTCTACGGACTGCCCGCGATCCTCGCCGTGGCCAGCCATTCGCCCGCCGCCAATGCTTTCCGCTCCGGCCGTCCGCTGTGGCTGACTCCCCCGGAACTCGCCACGTTCATCGAGGATGATCCCCACCACTTCCCCACCCGGATCCGGGACGGTGACCCCGACTCGCCGACCAGGATCTCGCTGGGCGCGCTGCCACTGGGACACGGCGACCAGGAGCTGGGGTGCCTGATCGTCGCCGGCGAAGTCGCGGACGGCTTCAGCGCCGACGACCGCAGCCTTCTGGAGCTTTACGCCGATCAGGTGGCCGCCGGACTTGAATCGGTCGCCGCTCGCTTCGCCGGGCGCAAAGCCCCGCAGGCGCATCTGGGTCAGTCCCTGGTGCCTCACCGAGGCGGCGCGTTCGTCCTGGAACTGAGCACCGGCCGCATGGAGGCCCACGCGCATGTGCTGGAACTGCTCGGTCTGCCTCTCGACCGGTTCGACGGGCAGGTGGAGACCCTGCTTGCCTGCGCCGTCCCCGACGACATGCCCGCACTGATGGCGATCGTGGAGCCGGACCGGCTGGCCGCCGCCGGGCAGCAGTTGGCGTTCCGCATCCGCCGCCCGAACGGCGAGCTGCGCTGGCTGGGGCTGCGTTGCCGCGTCGAGGTGGACTCCGATGGCACACCGCAGCGCGTCCTGGGTGTGGTGGCCGACGCCGCCTATCTGCGCCCCAGCGCCGACGAGGTCTCCCTCGTGCAGCGGCTGTCGGCCACGCTGGCAGGAGCGGCGACCATCCGAGAGGTCAGCCGTTTGGTGGTCGCCGCCCTGCGCGAGCCGCTCGGCGCCTCCCGGGTCGCGGTCGGCGAACTGGAGCCCGAGCGGCTCATAGTCACCGCCCTCGACCCTCCAGAGCCCGATGCCTGGCCCGAGGTCTGGCGTTCGGAATGGCGGTCCGAGTGGCCGGACGCGTCGCTCAGCGGCCTGCCCACCCTGCAGAGCGCGCTGCGCGAGGGGCACATGAGTCTGTGGCCGCCGGGCGCGGCTCTTGAGCCCGGTCTTCTGGGCGTCGGGCCCGGTGGTCTCGCGGTGCTGCCGCTGCCCGCCGAAGGCCGGATGGTCGGGGTGTGCCTCGTGGGGTGGGACGCGGAGCACCGGTTCGGACCGGAGGAGCGGTCGCTGCTGACCGCGACCGCGGGGCTGGTGGGGCAGGCGCTGGTGCGCGCCCACGCACTGGACGCGGGCCACGAACTCGCCACCATGCTCCAGCGCAGTCTGCTGCCCCGTAAGCTCCCGGAATTGCCGGGCGGGGTCGCCGTCGCCCGCTACCTGCCCGCGACGGCGGGACTTGAGGTCGGCGGCGACTGGTATGACGTCATTCCGCTCAGTGACGGTCATGTGGCGTTCGTCATCGGGGATGTACAGGGGCACAGCGCGGGAGCCGCCACCATCATGGGCCAGATGCGTACGGCTGTCAGGGCCTACGCGGTGGAGGGCCACCCGCCCGATGTGGTGGTCGCGCGGGCCAACCGTCTGCTCGTTGGCATGGAGACCGATCTATTCGCGACCTGTGCGTATGTGGACCTGGACATGGAGGAGGGCATCGCCAGGGTCGTACGGGCCGGCCATCTGCCGCCGATACTGCGCCATCCCGACGGCGTCACCGAGGAGTTGGAGGTCGAGGGCGGGCCTCCACTGGGAGTGCTTGCGGAAGCCGAATTCCCCATGACCGAGGCGGGGTTGCTCCCCGGCACCCTGCTCGTTCTGCTGACCGACGGCATGGTCGAGTCGGCCAGACTGCCTCTGGAGGAGGGCATGCGGCGGGTGTGCGACGTACTCGCCGCGGCCGACCCGGTCGATGCCGGAGGGGTGGCTGACGAGTTGGTCGTCGGTGTGGGCCGTCGCGACGACGATGTGGCGTTGCTGTTGCTGCGCTACGACGGCACGCGGGACCGGCCGCTGCGGAGCCACTGGACGGTATGGCGGCTGCCCAACGCGGTCCTGCACGCGCGCCGCTTCACCGCGCGCACCCTGCGGTCCTGGGGGGTGGTGGAGGAACTCGACGCGGCTCTGCTGGTCGTGTCCGAGCTGGTCACCAACGCCATCGCGCACACGCAGGGCGAGGTATGGATGGATCTGACTCTGTCGGCGGACCGGCTGCGGATCGCAGTGAACGACGCGTCGCCGCGCAGCCCCGTCAAACCGGTGTCGGTGAGCTGGGAGTCGACCGGCGGTCGCGGGCTGCTCATCGTCGAGGCGACGACGATGGCCTGGGGCTCGGTGCCGCTCAGCGGCGGCAAGCAGGTGTGGGCCGAGATCCCCTGGCGAAGCGCGAGCGGCTGA